The Catenuloplanes niger genome includes a window with the following:
- a CDS encoding nitroreductase/quinone reductase family protein — MTSLSHLPPRIRRAIEITPAAGTRERIVDITTTGRRTGRPRRIEIFFYRAHGATYLCSGAGGGPTGWHANLRANPAFTFHLKHGVRADLPAHATTVTDPAERAAVLAAIVDDLNQPHDPGTVRPTRLADWAGSRLMRIHFD; from the coding sequence ATGACATCGTTGTCGCACCTGCCACCGCGGATCAGGCGAGCCATCGAGATCACGCCCGCGGCCGGCACCCGCGAACGGATCGTGGACATCACCACGACCGGGCGCCGGACCGGACGCCCCCGCCGCATCGAGATCTTCTTCTACCGCGCCCACGGCGCCACCTACCTGTGCAGCGGCGCCGGCGGCGGCCCCACCGGCTGGCACGCGAATCTACGCGCGAACCCCGCCTTCACCTTCCACCTGAAGCACGGTGTCCGGGCCGACCTGCCGGCCCACGCCACCACCGTCACCGACCCGGCCGAACGAGCGGCGGTCCTCGCCGCCATCGTCGACGACCTCAACCAACCCCACGATCCCGGCACCGTACGGCCGACACGGCTGGCGGACTGGGCCGGCAGCAGACTGATGCGCATCCACTTCGACTGA
- a CDS encoding NUDIX hydrolase, which yields MPISPYIAGLRAHVGHDLLMLPGVSAVVRGARGQILLGRRSDDGSWGLPAGAIDPGEQPADAVVREIYEETGVVVEIERIGGVALHHSVYPNGVVCEYLNVWFRCRVVSGEPRVNDAESTEVGWFDPRSLPELDALSRLQIETTLAVDAPAWFAEPGARVPALERP from the coding sequence ATGCCTATTTCGCCGTACATCGCCGGCCTTCGCGCTCATGTCGGCCACGATCTGTTGATGTTGCCCGGGGTGAGCGCCGTCGTCCGCGGTGCCCGAGGGCAGATCCTGCTCGGACGGCGCAGCGACGACGGATCCTGGGGGCTTCCAGCCGGTGCGATCGACCCCGGCGAGCAGCCGGCCGATGCCGTGGTGCGCGAGATCTACGAGGAGACGGGGGTGGTCGTCGAGATCGAGCGGATCGGCGGAGTCGCCCTGCACCATTCCGTTTACCCGAACGGAGTTGTCTGCGAATACCTCAACGTGTGGTTCCGCTGTCGCGTGGTCAGCGGAGAGCCACGGGTGAACGACGCCGAATCCACCGAGGTCGGCTGGTTCGATCCGCGATCCCTGCCGGAACTCGACGCGTTGTCGAGGCTTCAGATCGAGACGACACTGGCCGTCGACGCTCCGGCGTGGTTCGCCGAGCCCGGTGCACGCGTTCCCGCCCTCGAGCGCCCTTGA
- a CDS encoding NAD(P)H-binding protein has translation MTVLVTGASGNTGGRVARQLADRGVEVRRAGRTSRTRFDWSDPATFGTALDGVHGVYLVLPPGVADPATVLTPFLAQARRTGVRRLVLLSSSAVPFDGAVGAALGESVPDWAVLRPSWFASNFTTDHLHGASARRDGEIVSATGDGRVPFIDPADIAAVAVRFLTGEAAARRDVVLTGPRPLSFDEVAAALSEAIGRPVRHRRVTAPELSARHQAHGMPASFADLLAGMDVAIAAGTEDRTTPLVEQITGRPPTSFHDFLTATVRPGAAGTHG, from the coding sequence ATGACGGTGCTGGTCACGGGCGCGAGCGGCAATACCGGCGGCCGCGTCGCCCGGCAGCTGGCCGACCGCGGCGTCGAGGTGCGGCGGGCCGGGCGCACGTCTCGGACGAGGTTCGACTGGTCGGATCCGGCGACGTTCGGCACCGCGCTCGACGGCGTCCACGGCGTGTACCTCGTGCTGCCGCCGGGCGTGGCCGACCCGGCGACGGTACTGACGCCGTTCCTGGCGCAGGCGCGGCGTACCGGCGTGCGGCGGCTCGTGCTGTTGAGCTCGTCGGCGGTGCCGTTCGACGGCGCGGTCGGCGCGGCGCTGGGGGAGAGCGTGCCGGACTGGGCGGTGCTGCGGCCCAGCTGGTTCGCCAGCAACTTCACCACGGATCACCTGCACGGCGCGTCGGCACGCCGGGACGGCGAGATCGTCAGCGCGACCGGGGACGGGCGGGTGCCGTTCATCGACCCCGCGGACATCGCGGCGGTGGCGGTGCGGTTCCTCACCGGTGAGGCGGCGGCGCGACGCGACGTGGTGCTGACCGGGCCGCGGCCGTTGAGCTTCGACGAGGTCGCGGCCGCACTGAGCGAGGCGATCGGGCGCCCGGTGCGGCATCGCCGGGTGACGGCGCCGGAGCTCTCCGCGCGCCATCAGGCGCACGGGATGCCGGCATCGTTCGCCGACCTGCTCGCCGGGATGGACGTGGCGATCGCGGCCGGCACGGAGGACCGCACCACACCGCTCGTCGAGCAGATCACCGGCCGCCCGCCCACGTCGTTCCACGACTTCCTGACCGCCACCGTACGGCCGGGAGCGGCCGGCACCCACGGGTGA
- a CDS encoding nuclear transport factor 2 family protein yields MDPTAVFHRATDALLAHGMAAFTALYADDAVMEFPFAPPGRPQRLHGRAEVEAYLDGYTDMLDIRRIHDVVVHRTADPDVIVAEMAASGVVVATGKPYTARYVAVLTVTGGLIRHYRDYWNPLLLQEIAA; encoded by the coding sequence ATGGATCCGACCGCGGTGTTTCACCGTGCCACCGACGCACTGCTCGCCCACGGCATGGCCGCGTTCACCGCGCTGTACGCCGACGACGCGGTGATGGAGTTCCCGTTCGCCCCGCCGGGACGGCCGCAACGGCTGCACGGCCGGGCCGAGGTGGAGGCCTACCTGGACGGCTACACCGACATGCTCGACATCCGGCGGATCCACGACGTGGTGGTGCACCGGACGGCCGACCCCGACGTGATCGTCGCCGAGATGGCGGCGAGCGGAGTGGTCGTCGCGACCGGCAAGCCCTACACCGCGCGGTACGTCGCGGTGCTGACCGTCACCGGCGGACTGATCCGGCACTACCGCGACTACTGGAACCCGTTGCTGCTGCAGGAGATCGCGGCATGA
- a CDS encoding TetR/AcrR family transcriptional regulator has translation MRADKARNREAVLAAVGRLLDEATDPDEVSMDAVAAAAGVGKGTIFRGFGDRATLIRTLYDERVARELTVPPDGDSPADTALALLTRVWTFKQRHRGLTLALERDGQGSPYRTAGYERLHAALTDLLSRARGPANARFLAHALLAAVRSDLVEHLRQEPGTDPLAGLRDLVHHTFRP, from the coding sequence GTGCGGGCGGACAAGGCACGCAACAGGGAGGCCGTCCTCGCGGCCGTGGGACGCCTGCTCGACGAGGCCACCGACCCGGACGAGGTCTCGATGGACGCGGTCGCGGCCGCGGCCGGCGTCGGCAAGGGCACGATCTTCCGCGGCTTCGGCGATCGCGCCACCCTCATCCGCACGCTCTACGACGAGCGCGTCGCGCGCGAGCTCACCGTCCCACCGGACGGCGACTCGCCCGCGGACACCGCCCTCGCGCTGCTCACCCGGGTGTGGACCTTCAAGCAGCGCCACCGCGGGCTCACCCTCGCGCTCGAACGCGACGGCCAGGGCAGCCCCTACCGGACCGCCGGATACGAGCGCCTGCACGCCGCGCTGACCGACCTGCTCAGCCGGGCCCGCGGCCCCGCCAACGCCCGCTTCCTCGCACACGCGCTGCTGGCCGCCGTCCGCAGCGACCTGGTGGAACACCTGCGCCAGGAGCCCGGCACCGACCCGCTCGCCGGCCTGCGGGATCTCGTGCACCACACGTTCCGGCCATGA
- a CDS encoding mycothiol transferase: MRVDDVLLDAFGRLPELVDGAIDGLTPEQLRWAPADGANTIGWLVWHLTRIYDYLADSMGEKHLWETGDFAAAFGLEPDPANSGYGHGPADIAAVRPRDTAALRDYFAAVHERNTGWIRGLSESDLDRVVDTDWDPPVTLGVRLVSILGDCTQHVGQAAYLRGLLPRG; this comes from the coding sequence ATGCGAGTTGATGATGTTCTGCTCGACGCGTTCGGGCGCCTGCCGGAGCTGGTCGACGGCGCGATCGACGGCCTGACGCCGGAGCAGTTGCGCTGGGCGCCGGCCGACGGCGCGAACACGATCGGGTGGCTGGTCTGGCACCTGACCCGGATCTACGACTACCTCGCCGACTCGATGGGCGAGAAGCACCTGTGGGAGACCGGTGACTTCGCCGCCGCGTTCGGCCTCGAACCGGACCCGGCGAACTCGGGTTACGGCCACGGCCCGGCCGACATCGCCGCGGTCCGCCCCCGGGACACGGCGGCGCTGCGGGACTACTTCGCGGCCGTGCACGAGCGCAACACCGGCTGGATCCGCGGCCTGTCCGAGTCCGACCTCGACCGGGTCGTGGACACCGACTGGGATCCGCCGGTCACGCTCGGCGTGCGCCTGGTCAGCATCCTCGGCGACTGCACGCAGCACGTCGGGCAGGCCGCGTACCTCAGGGGGCTGCTGCCGCGCGGCTGA